The Agromyces mangrovi genome contains a region encoding:
- the purQ gene encoding phosphoribosylformylglycinamidine synthase subunit PurQ, producing MRVGVITFPGSLDDRDAQRAVRLAGAEPVALWHGSHDLEGVDALVLPGGFSYGDYLRCGSIASLSPIMAEVIDAARHGMPVLGICNGFQMLTEARLLEGGLIRNDHGNFICRDQVLSVETTATDWTGDFELGQQITIPLKNGEGGFIADDDTLNRLEDEGRVVFRYVGVNPNGSLRDIAGITNARGNVVGLMPHPEHAVEPGFGPDTPEAMRSGVDGLDFFTSVISRSLARI from the coding sequence ATGCGCGTCGGCGTCATCACCTTCCCGGGCTCGCTCGACGACCGCGACGCCCAGCGCGCGGTGCGCCTCGCGGGCGCCGAGCCGGTCGCGCTCTGGCACGGCTCGCACGACCTCGAGGGCGTCGACGCGCTCGTGCTGCCCGGTGGGTTCAGCTACGGCGACTACCTACGCTGCGGGTCGATCGCGAGCCTGTCGCCGATCATGGCCGAGGTCATCGACGCGGCCCGGCACGGCATGCCCGTGCTCGGCATCTGCAACGGGTTCCAGATGCTCACCGAGGCGCGCCTGCTCGAGGGCGGGCTCATCCGCAACGACCACGGCAACTTCATCTGCCGCGACCAGGTGCTGTCGGTCGAGACGACCGCGACCGACTGGACCGGCGACTTCGAGCTCGGCCAGCAGATCACCATCCCGCTGAAGAACGGCGAGGGCGGGTTCATCGCCGACGACGACACGCTGAACCGCCTGGAAGACGAGGGCCGCGTGGTGTTCCGCTACGTCGGCGTGAACCCGAACGGGTCGCTGCGCGACATCGCGGGCATCACGAACGCGCGCGGCAACGTGGTCGGCCTCATGCCGCACCCCGAGCACGCGGTCGAGCCGGGCTTCGGCCCCGACACCCCCGAGGCGATGCGCTCGGGCGTCGACGGCCTCGACTTCTTCACGAGCGTCATCTCGCGCTCGCTCGCCCGCATCTGA
- a CDS encoding adenine phosphoribosyltransferase has product MDDIRAALESHIALVPDFPEPGILFRDLTPVFTRADLFRGMVDAMVEPFAGRYDAFAGIEARGFLLAGAASMRTDAGVLAVRKAGKLPRATLAESYALEYGEARLEVHTDELDPGARVLVLDDVLATGGTAAATCSLVERAGWEVAGVAVVLELEALGGRSALGGREVFSLLQA; this is encoded by the coding sequence ATGGACGACATCCGCGCCGCGCTCGAGTCGCACATCGCCCTCGTGCCCGACTTCCCCGAGCCGGGCATCCTGTTCCGCGACCTGACGCCCGTCTTCACGCGCGCCGACCTGTTCCGCGGCATGGTCGACGCGATGGTCGAGCCGTTCGCGGGGCGCTACGACGCGTTCGCGGGCATCGAGGCGCGCGGGTTCCTGCTCGCGGGCGCCGCGTCGATGCGCACGGATGCCGGTGTGCTGGCCGTGCGCAAGGCCGGCAAGCTGCCCCGGGCGACGCTCGCCGAGTCGTACGCGCTCGAGTACGGCGAGGCGCGCCTCGAGGTGCACACCGACGAACTCGACCCCGGCGCGCGCGTCCTCGTGCTCGACGACGTGCTCGCGACCGGCGGCACCGCGGCGGCGACCTGCTCGCTGGTCGAGCGCGCCGGCTGGGAGGTCGCGGGCGTCGCGGTCGTGCTCGAGCTGGAGGCGCTCGGCGGCCGCTCGGCCCTCGGCGGGCGCGAGGTGTTCAGCCTGCTGCAGGCGTAG
- a CDS encoding DUF389 domain-containing protein, translating into MRDAVFFAGPERQRKVSRYWILLILSSVISAAGIVADSTATVIGAMIVAPLMLPIQGVMLASVLGDRLNLRRALVLLIGGSFVAVGIGFLLGLVMIYDIDATNNTQVAARSSPGLVDLLAALATGAVGSIALVRRDISDTLPGVAIAISLVPPLSVVGVTLESGAWNDAFGSFVLFLTNVSAMIGTGMFVMSIYGRSRVGANARVDAVRSGSRRSTIIVLSTMGAAILVILSLSGIVKLQDNLLASQVQHELQQWAHPAGWVVTSVTWHNDTLVAQVEGPSPAPDTDDLQQAFDDAGIDTTHVSVRLVEGTSVDFDD; encoded by the coding sequence ATGCGCGACGCGGTCTTCTTCGCCGGGCCGGAGCGGCAGCGCAAGGTCAGCCGGTACTGGATCCTGCTCATCCTGTCGTCGGTCATCTCGGCCGCGGGCATCGTCGCCGACTCCACCGCGACCGTCATCGGCGCGATGATCGTCGCGCCGCTCATGCTCCCGATCCAGGGCGTGATGCTCGCGAGCGTGCTCGGCGACCGCCTCAACCTGCGGCGCGCGCTGGTGCTGCTCATCGGCGGCTCGTTCGTCGCGGTCGGCATCGGGTTCCTGCTCGGCCTCGTCATGATCTACGACATCGATGCGACGAACAACACGCAGGTCGCTGCGCGTTCGTCGCCCGGCCTCGTCGACCTGCTCGCGGCGCTCGCAACCGGTGCCGTCGGCTCGATCGCGCTCGTGCGGCGCGACATCTCCGACACGCTGCCGGGCGTCGCGATCGCGATCTCGCTCGTGCCGCCGCTGTCGGTCGTCGGCGTCACCCTCGAGTCGGGCGCCTGGAACGACGCCTTCGGCTCGTTCGTGCTGTTCCTCACCAACGTCTCCGCGATGATCGGCACGGGCATGTTCGTCATGTCGATCTACGGGCGCAGCCGCGTCGGCGCGAACGCGCGCGTCGATGCCGTGCGCTCCGGCAGCCGCCGCAGCACGATCATCGTGCTCTCCACGATGGGCGCGGCGATCCTCGTGATCCTCAGCCTGTCGGGCATCGTGAAGCTCCAGGACAACCTGCTCGCGAGCCAGGTGCAGCACGAGCTGCAGCAGTGGGCGCACCCCGCCGGCTGGGTCGTCACGTCGGTCACCTGGCACAACGACACGCTCGTCGCACAGGTTGAGGGCCCCTCGCCCGCACCCGACACCGACGACCTGCAGCAGGCGTTCGACGACGCCGGCATCGACACCACGCACGTCTCCGTACGGCTCGTCGAGGGCACCTCGGTCGACTTCGACGATTGA
- the kynA gene encoding tryptophan 2,3-dioxygenase — protein MSADEEHTGVEQNTRTIEDSVVTDFSERMSYGGYLELGQVLSAQHPVSRPEHHDELLFIIQHQTTELWLKLMLHELRTARDLLLHDELAPALKCIARVKHIQRTLTEQWSVLATLTPTEYSQFRDFLGNASGFQSYQYRAVEFVLGNKNERMLQVFDNDLAATALLREALESPSLYDEFLRLLARAGYPVPQAVLDRDVTKAWTFQPDLVPMFTAIYADTEHHWSAYETCEELVDLEDNFQFWRFRHLKTVERIIGMKTGTGGSSGAPFLQKALQLTFFPELYAVRTEIGA, from the coding sequence GTGAGCGCGGACGAGGAGCACACCGGCGTCGAGCAGAACACGCGCACGATCGAAGACTCGGTCGTGACCGACTTCAGCGAGCGCATGAGCTACGGCGGCTACCTCGAGCTCGGGCAGGTGCTCTCGGCGCAGCATCCGGTCAGCCGGCCCGAGCACCACGACGAGCTGCTGTTCATCATCCAGCACCAGACCACCGAGCTCTGGCTGAAGCTCATGCTGCACGAGCTGCGCACCGCCCGCGACCTGCTTCTCCACGACGAGCTCGCCCCGGCGCTGAAGTGCATCGCGCGGGTCAAGCACATCCAGCGCACGCTCACCGAGCAGTGGTCGGTGCTCGCGACGCTCACGCCGACCGAGTACAGCCAGTTCCGCGACTTCCTCGGCAACGCGAGCGGCTTCCAGTCGTACCAGTACCGCGCGGTCGAGTTCGTGCTCGGCAACAAGAACGAGCGGATGCTCCAGGTCTTCGACAACGACCTCGCCGCGACCGCGCTGCTGCGCGAGGCACTCGAATCGCCGAGCCTGTACGACGAGTTCCTGCGGCTCCTGGCACGTGCCGGGTACCCCGTGCCGCAGGCCGTGCTCGACCGCGACGTCACGAAGGCGTGGACCTTCCAGCCCGACCTCGTGCCCATGTTCACGGCGATCTACGCCGACACCGAGCACCACTGGTCGGCCTACGAGACCTGCGAGGAGCTCGTCGACCTCGAGGACAACTTCCAGTTCTGGCGCTTCCGGCACCTCAAGACGGTCGAGCGCATCATCGGCATGAAGACCGGCACCGGCGGCTCGAGCGGCGCCCCGTTCCTGCAGAAGGCGCTGCAGCTGACGTTCTTCCCCGAGCTGTACGCCGTGCGCACCGAGATCGGGGCGTGA
- a CDS encoding SHOCT domain-containing protein, with translation MRGRIGRPGLIGTMARTAVVAGTASAVAGGVQHRQANRWNAQQQQAAEEQMAAQQQQQSQAQVAEMQAQLNALQAQQAPAPAPAAAPAGGGGDLMAELEKLANMKAAGILSDAEFAAAKAKLLG, from the coding sequence ATGCGAGGCAGGATCGGACGTCCGGGACTCATCGGCACCATGGCGCGCACCGCCGTCGTGGCCGGCACGGCGAGCGCCGTCGCCGGCGGCGTGCAGCACCGCCAGGCGAACCGGTGGAACGCGCAGCAGCAGCAGGCCGCCGAGGAGCAGATGGCGGCGCAGCAACAGCAGCAGTCGCAGGCGCAGGTCGCCGAGATGCAGGCGCAGCTGAACGCGCTGCAGGCGCAGCAGGCGCCCGCGCCGGCTCCGGCGGCGGCACCCGCGGGCGGTGGCGGCGACCTCATGGCCGAACTCGAGAAGCTCGCGAACATGAAGGCCGCCGGCATCCTCAGCGACGCCGAGTTCGCCGCCGCGAAGGCCAAGCTGCTCGGCTGA
- a CDS encoding DUF1905 domain-containing protein, which translates to MGEQLTFRAEVWQWDARTEEGWYFVTLPVGPSEEIADRPRPPRGFGSVKVRVRVGGSTWSTSIFPDSKAGAYVLPLKKAVRKAEGIELGDEVEVELETVE; encoded by the coding sequence ATGGGGGAGCAGCTGACGTTCCGCGCCGAGGTCTGGCAGTGGGATGCGCGCACCGAGGAGGGCTGGTACTTCGTGACCCTGCCGGTGGGCCCGTCGGAGGAGATCGCGGACCGGCCGCGCCCGCCGCGCGGGTTCGGGTCGGTGAAGGTGCGCGTGCGCGTCGGCGGGTCCACGTGGTCGACGTCGATCTTCCCGGACTCGAAGGCCGGCGCCTATGTGCTGCCGCTCAAGAAGGCGGTGCGGAAGGCCGAGGGCATCGAGCTCGGCGACGAGGTCGAGGTCGAGTTGGAGACCGTCGAGTAG
- a CDS encoding mechanosensitive ion channel family protein has protein sequence MDDLTDTDEFTTLAELDGWTHLWAFLIALGISLLFGVIVIVIARVILALIRRKKDWPEALRKRAEWPFRVTILLMSLIVAFVFFPIDEWVSEIIHWLGIALIASGAWLACQIFLFLIDTGVKRYRIQETDTVQAARIRTQLQIVRRLVVAVIVVVAVGSILVTFPSVRAVGASVLASAGIASIVAGLAAQTVLGNVFAGVQLAFSDAIRVGDVVVVEGEWGRINQITLSYVVVDIWDQRSLVLPCTYFTSQPFENWTKTGKALLGTVEFDLDWRVSTTGMRKELDKVLAETDLWDGVASGIQVTDATGGYMRVRVLVSAEDSAKMWDLRCLIREELSEWMRDEDRDALPLQRVLVGNTDAPEPGEAPAERAQRVAQDRTGLFSGTPEAQARAEAFTSKIEIVDPERVRIIDPDAPKGGDPTGSEHRDGDADGESEGSR, from the coding sequence ATGGACGACCTCACCGACACGGACGAGTTCACCACCCTGGCCGAACTCGACGGCTGGACGCACCTGTGGGCGTTCCTCATCGCCCTGGGCATCTCGCTGCTCTTCGGCGTGATCGTGATCGTGATCGCCCGGGTGATCCTCGCGCTGATCCGCCGCAAGAAGGACTGGCCCGAGGCGCTGCGCAAGCGGGCCGAGTGGCCGTTCCGGGTGACCATCCTGCTGATGTCGCTGATCGTCGCGTTCGTGTTCTTCCCGATCGACGAGTGGGTCTCCGAGATCATCCATTGGCTGGGCATCGCGCTCATCGCGTCGGGCGCCTGGCTCGCCTGCCAGATCTTCCTCTTCCTCATCGACACGGGCGTGAAGCGGTACCGCATCCAGGAGACCGACACGGTGCAGGCGGCACGCATCCGCACCCAGCTGCAGATCGTGCGCCGCCTGGTGGTGGCCGTGATCGTCGTCGTCGCGGTCGGCTCGATCCTCGTGACCTTCCCGTCGGTGCGCGCGGTCGGTGCGAGCGTGCTCGCCTCCGCGGGCATCGCGTCGATCGTCGCCGGCCTGGCCGCGCAGACGGTGCTCGGCAACGTGTTCGCGGGTGTGCAGCTCGCCTTCAGCGACGCGATCCGCGTGGGCGACGTCGTGGTCGTCGAGGGCGAGTGGGGCCGCATCAACCAGATCACGCTGAGCTACGTCGTCGTCGACATCTGGGACCAGCGCTCGCTCGTGCTGCCCTGCACGTACTTCACGAGCCAACCGTTCGAGAACTGGACGAAGACCGGCAAGGCGCTGCTCGGCACGGTCGAGTTCGACCTCGACTGGCGCGTCTCGACGACGGGCATGCGCAAGGAGCTCGACAAGGTGCTCGCCGAGACCGACCTGTGGGACGGCGTGGCGTCGGGCATCCAGGTGACGGATGCCACGGGCGGCTACATGCGCGTGCGCGTGCTCGTCAGCGCCGAGGACTCGGCCAAGATGTGGGACCTGCGCTGCCTCATCCGCGAGGAGCTCTCGGAGTGGATGCGCGACGAGGACCGCGACGCCCTGCCGCTGCAGCGCGTGCTGGTCGGCAACACGGATGCCCCTGAGCCCGGCGAGGCCCCCGCGGAGCGTGCGCAGCGGGTGGCGCAGGACCGCACCGGCCTGTTCTCGGGCACGCCCGAAGCGCAGGCGCGCGCCGAGGCGTTCACCTCGAAGATCGAGATCGTCGACCCCGAGCGGGTGCGCATCATCGACCCCGACGCGCCCAAGGGCGGCGACCCGACGGGGTCCGAGCATCGCGACGGCGACGCCGACGGGGAGTCCGAAGGCTCCCGCTGA
- a CDS encoding kynureninase, with the protein MEPMSLDRHLAWARRQDRADGLAHHRARFHGADTPLVYFDGNSLGRPPVSAIERVERFLREAWGERLIRGWDEQWMELPFRIGDDIGRHVIGAAPGQTVIGDSTTVLLYKLARAAVDAQLARDPARVEIVVGSDDFPTDRYLLEGIARERGARLRWIEVTRDSGVTAEQLRAAVGPETALVVLSHVAYRSGHLADAPELTRIAHDAGALVLWDLCHSAGSVPVEADAWGFDLAVGCTYKYLNGGPGSPAFAFVRDDLQAALAQPIQGWMGTADVFAMGPEYVPARGIRRFISGTPPIVGMLAMQDTIEMIGDAGMSAVRAKSVALTEFAIALSDEWLAPLGVEVASPRAAAERGGHVTLSHPAMREVVAALWEEDVIPDYRDPGGLRVGLSPLSTSFEETFHGMAAVRDALRAIRAREAGLA; encoded by the coding sequence ATGGAGCCCATGAGCCTCGACCGCCACCTCGCGTGGGCGCGCCGCCAGGACCGCGCCGACGGCCTCGCCCACCACCGCGCGCGCTTCCACGGCGCCGACACCCCGCTCGTCTACTTCGACGGCAACTCGCTGGGACGCCCGCCGGTGTCGGCGATCGAGCGGGTCGAGCGCTTCCTGCGCGAGGCGTGGGGCGAGCGCCTGATCCGCGGGTGGGACGAGCAGTGGATGGAGCTGCCGTTCCGCATCGGCGACGACATCGGCCGGCACGTCATCGGCGCCGCGCCCGGCCAGACGGTCATCGGCGACTCGACGACCGTGCTGCTCTACAAGCTCGCGCGCGCGGCCGTCGACGCGCAGCTCGCCCGCGACCCGGCGCGCGTCGAGATCGTGGTCGGCAGCGACGACTTCCCCACCGACCGGTACCTGCTCGAGGGCATCGCCCGCGAGCGCGGCGCACGCCTGCGCTGGATCGAGGTGACCCGCGACTCGGGCGTCACCGCCGAGCAGCTGCGCGCCGCGGTCGGCCCCGAGACGGCACTGGTCGTGCTGAGCCACGTCGCCTACCGGTCGGGCCATCTGGCGGATGCCCCGGAGCTCACGCGCATCGCACACGACGCCGGTGCGCTGGTGCTGTGGGACCTCTGCCACTCGGCCGGTTCGGTGCCGGTCGAGGCGGATGCCTGGGGGTTCGACCTCGCCGTGGGCTGCACGTACAAGTACCTGAACGGCGGCCCCGGCTCCCCCGCGTTCGCCTTCGTGCGCGACGACCTGCAGGCCGCGCTCGCGCAGCCGATCCAGGGCTGGATGGGCACCGCCGACGTGTTCGCGATGGGTCCGGAGTACGTGCCGGCCCGGGGCATCCGTCGCTTCATCAGCGGCACCCCGCCGATCGTCGGCATGCTCGCCATGCAGGACACGATCGAGATGATCGGCGACGCCGGCATGTCCGCGGTGCGCGCGAAGTCGGTCGCGCTGACGGAGTTCGCGATCGCCCTGAGCGACGAGTGGCTCGCGCCGCTCGGCGTCGAGGTGGCGTCGCCTCGGGCCGCGGCCGAGCGCGGCGGGCACGTCACGCTGTCGCACCCTGCGATGCGGGAAGTCGTCGCCGCGCTGTGGGAGGAGGACGTCATTCCCGACTACCGCGACCCGGGCGGGCTGCGCGTCGGCCTCTCGCCGCTGTCGACGAGCTTCGAGGAGACGTTCCACGGCATGGCCGCGGTGCGCGATGCGCTGCGTGCGATCCGCGCCCGCGAGGCCGGGCTGGCCTGA
- a CDS encoding DUF2254 family protein, with protein sequence MNDPTTAVHSLSHISALLCAIARLDPEPAALVDEHGVPRLVHRPQQFDELLEVSLEQPRRYGAGDPVVAARMFQLLHDVALHTGSGGRGDAVREQAARLAASVADEDYDDVERARFAAAARAVDEALSGAPAASA encoded by the coding sequence GTGAACGACCCGACCACGGCGGTGCACTCGCTCAGCCACATCTCGGCGCTGCTCTGCGCGATCGCACGACTCGACCCGGAGCCCGCCGCCCTGGTCGACGAGCACGGCGTGCCGCGACTCGTGCACCGCCCGCAGCAGTTCGACGAGCTGCTCGAGGTGTCGCTCGAGCAGCCGCGGCGGTACGGCGCGGGCGATCCCGTCGTCGCGGCGCGCATGTTCCAGCTGCTGCACGACGTCGCGCTGCACACCGGTTCGGGCGGCCGAGGCGACGCGGTGCGCGAGCAGGCGGCCCGCCTCGCGGCATCCGTCGCCGATGAGGACTACGACGACGTCGAGCGGGCTCGCTTCGCCGCAGCCGCCCGTGCGGTCGACGAGGCGCTGTCGGGCGCACCCGCGGCGAGCGCGTAG
- a CDS encoding DUF6325 family protein — MASGPIEIVVFEFTGKFTGAILPELERLVAAGTVSIVDGLFARKSEDGDVELIEIAEVSDDEEAAALAGVMDRVDGLVSDEDVEDLTAGIAPGTAAAILVFEHTWVIPLRDAITAAGGTLVENIRIPGPVVDEILATVPDED; from the coding sequence ATGGCATCCGGACCGATCGAGATCGTCGTCTTCGAGTTCACGGGGAAGTTCACCGGGGCGATACTCCCGGAGCTCGAGCGGCTCGTCGCCGCGGGCACCGTCAGCATCGTCGACGGGCTCTTCGCGCGGAAGTCGGAGGACGGGGACGTCGAGCTCATCGAGATCGCCGAGGTCTCCGATGACGAGGAGGCCGCCGCGCTGGCGGGCGTGATGGACCGGGTCGACGGGCTCGTGTCCGACGAGGACGTCGAGGACCTCACCGCGGGCATCGCCCCCGGCACGGCCGCCGCGATCCTCGTGTTCGAGCACACCTGGGTGATCCCGCTGCGCGACGCGATCACCGCCGCGGGCGGCACGCTCGTCGAGAACATCCGCATTCCCGGGCCCGTGGTCGACGAGATCCTCGCGACCGTGCCCGACGAGGACTGA
- a CDS encoding SDR family NAD(P)-dependent oxidoreductase yields MPTIAIVGAGPGLGAAVARRFAREGFQVALISRDQAKLDALAAELGEDGVTARGYSADVRYAASLEAALAQAAADLGPITALQYSPLPSRSYLEPVLDLTPDLALEALRFSALGLIAAARTVLPAMREAGDGTIILINGGTSVQARPGFSGTSVAFPAESAYGEMLHDALADEGVRVVQLVIPGAIPKLQLPNGIDDVADRIWGLHETPGEFRTMLIPLEEGRE; encoded by the coding sequence ATGCCCACCATCGCGATCGTCGGAGCAGGGCCCGGTCTCGGCGCGGCAGTCGCCCGCAGGTTCGCACGCGAGGGGTTCCAGGTCGCGCTGATCTCGCGCGACCAGGCGAAGCTCGACGCGCTGGCGGCCGAACTCGGCGAGGACGGCGTGACGGCGCGCGGCTACTCGGCCGACGTGCGCTACGCTGCGTCGCTCGAGGCCGCGCTCGCGCAGGCGGCGGCCGACCTCGGCCCGATCACGGCCCTGCAGTACAGCCCGCTGCCGTCGCGCAGCTACCTCGAACCGGTGCTCGACCTCACACCCGACCTCGCGCTCGAGGCCCTGCGGTTCTCCGCACTCGGGCTGATCGCGGCCGCCCGCACAGTGCTGCCGGCGATGCGTGAGGCCGGCGACGGCACGATCATCCTGATCAACGGTGGCACGTCGGTGCAGGCGCGTCCTGGCTTCTCGGGCACGTCCGTCGCGTTCCCCGCCGAGAGCGCGTACGGCGAGATGCTGCACGACGCGCTCGCCGACGAGGGCGTGCGGGTGGTGCAGCTCGTCATTCCGGGAGCCATCCCCAAGCTGCAGCTGCCGAACGGCATCGACGACGTCGCCGACCGCATCTGGGGGCTGCACGAGACGCCCGGCGAGTTCCGCACCATGCTCATCCCGCTCGAGGAGGGGCGCGAGTAG
- a CDS encoding DUF2254 family protein: protein MAAHRGGDRRADAPERDPSEIADAVVAAHDTGYERTAAQDIGFGLRQLVDIAARALSPA, encoded by the coding sequence GTGGCCGCGCACCGAGGGGGCGACAGGCGAGCGGATGCCCCTGAGCGCGACCCGTCCGAGATCGCCGACGCCGTCGTGGCCGCCCACGACACGGGCTACGAGCGCACCGCCGCGCAGGACATCGGGTTCGGGCTCCGCCAGCTCGTCGACATCGCGGCGCGGGCGCTCTCCCCGGCGTGA
- a CDS encoding VOC family protein, translated as MGAVTLRVADLDAMIRYYRDGVTLDLLSHDGPVAVLGRGATPVVILQHAPELKHASPRSAGLFHTAVLFDDQAALAAAVYSVATRYPGTFTGSADHLVSQAFYFDDPEGNGVELYWDRDRTEWSWTHGSVEMDTLFLDPNGFLQEHLTEQGMTTDASGPRLGDAVVGHVHLSVGDIASAREFYVDHLGFETTATFGPQALFVSAGGYHHHMAMNTWKSAGAGRRQLALGLGRVEIVVPGADDVGELGERMAHFGVSARDDGRALEFDDPWDNVVQVRAAG; from the coding sequence ATGGGCGCGGTGACCCTGCGCGTCGCCGACCTCGACGCGATGATCCGCTACTACCGCGACGGCGTCACGCTCGACCTGCTGAGCCACGACGGCCCGGTCGCCGTGCTCGGCCGCGGCGCAACCCCGGTCGTGATCCTCCAGCACGCGCCCGAGCTGAAGCACGCGAGCCCGCGCAGCGCAGGCCTGTTCCACACCGCCGTGCTCTTCGACGACCAGGCCGCGCTCGCCGCCGCCGTCTACTCGGTCGCGACCCGATACCCCGGCACGTTCACCGGCAGCGCCGACCACCTCGTCAGCCAGGCGTTCTACTTCGACGACCCCGAGGGCAACGGCGTCGAGCTCTACTGGGACCGCGACCGCACCGAGTGGTCGTGGACGCACGGCTCGGTCGAGATGGACACCCTGTTCCTCGACCCGAACGGCTTCCTGCAGGAGCACCTGACCGAGCAGGGCATGACGACGGATGCCTCGGGGCCGCGCCTGGGCGATGCCGTCGTGGGGCACGTGCACCTGTCCGTCGGCGACATCGCGAGCGCACGCGAGTTCTACGTCGACCACCTCGGCTTCGAGACCACGGCGACGTTCGGCCCGCAGGCGTTGTTCGTGTCGGCCGGCGGGTACCACCACCACATGGCGATGAACACGTGGAAGAGCGCGGGCGCCGGGCGCCGGCAGCTCGCACTCGGGCTCGGTCGCGTCGAGATCGTCGTGCCGGGCGCCGACGACGTGGGCGAGCTGGGGGAGCGCATGGCGCACTTCGGCGTGAGCGCGCGCGACGACGGCCGCGCGCTCGAGTTCGACGACCCGTGGGACAACGTGGTGCAGGTGCGCGCCGCGGGCTGA
- a CDS encoding YaeQ family protein has product MATGATVHTFTVHLADVDRGVYEELALRVARHPSETDAFMLTRVLAYCLEYEEGIAFSDGVSATDLPAVLVRDLTGSITAWIEVGAPDAERLHTGSMQSQRTAVYTHRDPAKVAAQWSGKRIHRVDELALYSFDPGFLDAATAHLERRNELTVSVTERRLYLELNGATLETDVHRHPLD; this is encoded by the coding sequence ATGGCGACAGGCGCGACGGTCCACACGTTCACGGTGCACCTGGCCGATGTCGACCGCGGGGTCTACGAGGAGCTCGCGCTGCGCGTGGCACGCCACCCCTCGGAGACCGACGCGTTCATGCTCACCCGCGTGCTCGCCTACTGCCTCGAGTACGAGGAGGGCATCGCGTTCAGCGACGGCGTCTCGGCGACCGACCTGCCGGCCGTGCTCGTGCGCGACCTCACCGGGTCGATCACGGCGTGGATCGAGGTCGGCGCCCCCGACGCCGAGCGCCTGCACACCGGCAGCATGCAATCACAGCGCACCGCCGTCTACACGCACCGCGACCCGGCCAAGGTCGCCGCGCAGTGGTCGGGCAAGCGCATCCACCGCGTCGACGAGCTCGCCCTGTACTCGTTCGACCCCGGCTTCCTCGACGCCGCCACCGCGCACCTCGAGCGCCGCAACGAGCTCACCGTCTCGGTCACCGAGCGCCGCCTCTACCTCGAGCTGAACGGCGCCACGCTCGAGACCGACGTCCACCGGCATCCGCTCGACTGA
- a CDS encoding DUF3817 domain-containing protein, translated as MTPRILFRTLAIAEAITWTLLIAGMVIAYGFDGTRLGISIGGGLHGFVFLAYAVCVVVVAVNQRWHWGVTLVGLVSAIVPYATIPFDIWADRTGRLDGAWRREAGDDPRDQRWVERMLRLALARPVTTVVLGVVGVAVVFSALLVIGPPGGRS; from the coding sequence GTGACCCCGCGCATCCTCTTCCGCACGCTCGCGATCGCCGAGGCGATCACCTGGACCCTGCTGATCGCGGGCATGGTGATCGCGTACGGCTTCGACGGCACCCGCCTCGGCATCTCGATCGGCGGCGGGCTGCACGGCTTCGTGTTCCTCGCCTACGCGGTGTGCGTCGTGGTCGTCGCCGTGAACCAGCGCTGGCACTGGGGCGTCACGCTCGTCGGGCTCGTCTCGGCGATCGTGCCGTACGCGACGATTCCGTTCGATATCTGGGCCGACCGCACGGGCCGGCTCGACGGCGCGTGGCGACGCGAGGCCGGCGACGACCCGCGCGATCAGCGGTGGGTCGAGCGGATGCTGCGCCTCGCGCTCGCGCGCCCCGTGACGACGGTCGTGCTCGGCGTCGTCGGCGTCGCGGTCGTGTTCAGCGCCCTGCTCGTGATCGGCCCGCCCGGGGGCCGCTCGTAG